A single region of the Apodemus sylvaticus chromosome 7, mApoSyl1.1, whole genome shotgun sequence genome encodes:
- the LOC127690070 gene encoding olfactory receptor 143-like, whose translation MKQMATENDSSVSEFILMGLTDQPGLQLPLFFLFLVNHTAIVVGNLSLMSLIFLNSNLHTPMYFFLFNLSFIDFCYSFVFTPKMLMSFVSEKNTIPFAGCMTQLFFFCFFAHSESYVLTVMAYDRYVAICKPLLYKAIMLPRICCLLMFVSYLIGFSSAMVLAGLMIRLNFCNNNMINHYMCDIFPVLRISCSNTYVNELVSTAVVGTAIILCSLIILVSYAMILFNIIHMSSGKGWSKALGTCGSHIVTVSFFYGSGLLAYVKPSSAETVGQGKFFSVFYTFLVPMLNPLIYSLRNKDVKVAVKKTLNKIRS comes from the coding sequence ATGAAGcaaatggctacagaaaatgacTCTTCTGTGTCTGAGTTTATTCTTATGGGACTGACAGACCAGCCTGGACTTCAGTTGCCCCTGTTTTTCCTGTTCTTGGTGAACCATACAGCAATAGTGGTGGGTAATTTGAGCTTAATGAGTCTTATCTTCTTAAACTCAAATCTCCACACTCCTAtgtactttttccttttcaatctatccttcattgatttttgttattcatttgtttttacacCCAAAATGCTGATGAGTTTTGTTTCAGAGAAGAATACCATCCCTTTTGCAGGTTGCATGACACagctgtttttcttctgtttttttgctCATTCTGAGAGTTACGTACTGACAGTcatggcctatgatcgctatgtggccatctgtaagCCTTTACTATACAAAGCTATCATGTTACCTAGGATATGTTGTCTACTGATGTTTGTGTCATATTTGATAGGGTTTTCTAGTGCCATGGTCCTTGCAGGCTTAATGATTAGGCTTAACTTTTGTAACAACAACATGATCAATCACTACATGTGTGATATCTTCCCTGTCCTTCGGATCTCCTGCAGTAACACCTATGTCAATGAGCTTGTGAGTACTGCTGTGGTGGGTACAGCTATCATTTTATGTAGCCTGATTATCTTAGTCTCATATGCTATGATCCTTTTCAATATCATTCATATGTCATCAGGTAAGGGTTGGTCGAAAGCCTTGGGCACCTGTGGATCTCATATTGTCACTGTTAGCTTCTTCTATGGATCTGGACTCCTTGCTTATGTGAAGCCATCATCTGCTGAGACTGTGGGTCAGGGAAAatttttctcagtgttttatACATTTTTGGTGCCCATGTTAAATCCCCTCATTTATAGCCTCAGGAACAAGGATGTCAAAGTTGCTGTGAAGAAAACcttaaataaaatcagaagttAA